In Mus musculus strain C57BL/6J chromosome 9, GRCm38.p6 C57BL/6J, one genomic interval encodes:
- the Kcnj1 gene encoding ATP-sensitive inward rectifier potassium channel 1 isoform 1 (isoform 1 is encoded by transcript variant 1) gives MDASDRRCMCRVLIRALTERMFKHLRRWFVTHIFGRSRQRARLVSKDGRCNIEFGNVDAQSRFIFFVDIWTTVLDLKWRYKMTVFITAFLGSWFLFGLLWYVVAYVHKDLPEFYPPDNRTPCVENINGMTSAFLFSLETQVTIGYGFRFVTEQCATAIFLLIFQSILGVIINSFMCGAILAKISRPKKRAKTITFSKNAVISKRGGKLCLLIRVANLRKSLLIGSHIYGKLLKTTITPEGETIILDQTNINFVVDAGNENLFFISPLTIYHIIDHNSPFFHMAAETLSQQDFELVVFLDGTVESTSATCQVRTSYIPEEVLWGYRFVPIVSKTKEGKYRVDFHNFGKTVEVETPHCAMCLYNEKDARARMKRGYDNPNFVLSEVDETDDTQM, from the exons ATGGATGCTTCAGATCGGAGGTGTATGTGCAGAGTGCTG ATCAGGGCACTGACAGAAAGGATGTTCAAACATCTTCGAAGATGGTTTGTCACTCACATATTTGGGCGTTCTCGGCAACGAGCAAGGTTGGTCTCCAAAGATGGAAGGTGTAACATCGAGTTTGGCAATGTAGATGCACAGTCGAGGTTTATATTCTTTGTGGATATCTGGACAACTGTACTTGACCTGAAATGGAGGTACAAAATGACCGTGTTCATCACAGCCTTCTTGGGGAGTTGGTTTCTCTTTGGTCTCCTGTGGTATGTCGTAGCCTATGTTCATAAGGATCTCCCAGAGTTCTACCCACCTGACAACCGTACTCCTTGTGTGGAGAACATTAATGGCATGACATCagcctttctgttttctctagagacccaagtgaccataggttacGGATTCAGGTTTGTGACAGAACAGTGTGCCACTGCCATTTTTCTGCTTATCTTCCAGTCTATTCTTGGAGTGATCATCAATTCTTTCATGTGTGGTGCCATATTAGCCAAGATCTCTAGACCCAAAAAACGTGCAAAGACCATTACATTCAGCAAGAATGCGGTGATCAGCAAACGTGGGGGGAAGCTCTGTCTCCTCATCCGAGTAGCAAATCTTAGGAAAAGCCTTCTGATTGGCAGTCACATATATGGTAAGCTTCTGAAGACTACCATCACACCTGAAGGAGAGACCATTATTTTGGATCAGACCAATATAAACTTTGTAGTTGATGCTGGCAATGAAAATTTGTTCTTCATTTCCCCACTGACAATCTACCACATTATTGACCACAACAGCCCTTTCTTCCACATGGCGGCAGAAACTCTTTCCCAACAGGACTTCGAGTTGGTTGTCTTTTTAGATGGCACAGTAGAATCCACCAGTGCAACCTGCCAAGTCCGCACATCATACATCCCAGAAGAGGTGCTTTGGGGTTACCGTTTTGTTCCCATCGTATCCAAGACCAAGGAAGGGAAATACCGAGTGGATTTCCATAACTTTGGTAAGACGGTGGAAGTGGAGACCCCTCATTGTGCCATGTGCCTCTATAATGAGAaagatgccagggccaggatgaaGAGAGGCTATGACAACCCTAACTTTGTCTTGTCAGAAGTTGATGAAACAGACGACACCCAAATGTAG
- the Kcnj1 gene encoding ATP-sensitive inward rectifier potassium channel 1 isoform 2 (isoform 2 is encoded by transcript variant 2): protein MFKHLRRWFVTHIFGRSRQRARLVSKDGRCNIEFGNVDAQSRFIFFVDIWTTVLDLKWRYKMTVFITAFLGSWFLFGLLWYVVAYVHKDLPEFYPPDNRTPCVENINGMTSAFLFSLETQVTIGYGFRFVTEQCATAIFLLIFQSILGVIINSFMCGAILAKISRPKKRAKTITFSKNAVISKRGGKLCLLIRVANLRKSLLIGSHIYGKLLKTTITPEGETIILDQTNINFVVDAGNENLFFISPLTIYHIIDHNSPFFHMAAETLSQQDFELVVFLDGTVESTSATCQVRTSYIPEEVLWGYRFVPIVSKTKEGKYRVDFHNFGKTVEVETPHCAMCLYNEKDARARMKRGYDNPNFVLSEVDETDDTQM from the coding sequence ATGTTCAAACATCTTCGAAGATGGTTTGTCACTCACATATTTGGGCGTTCTCGGCAACGAGCAAGGTTGGTCTCCAAAGATGGAAGGTGTAACATCGAGTTTGGCAATGTAGATGCACAGTCGAGGTTTATATTCTTTGTGGATATCTGGACAACTGTACTTGACCTGAAATGGAGGTACAAAATGACCGTGTTCATCACAGCCTTCTTGGGGAGTTGGTTTCTCTTTGGTCTCCTGTGGTATGTCGTAGCCTATGTTCATAAGGATCTCCCAGAGTTCTACCCACCTGACAACCGTACTCCTTGTGTGGAGAACATTAATGGCATGACATCagcctttctgttttctctagagacccaagtgaccataggttacGGATTCAGGTTTGTGACAGAACAGTGTGCCACTGCCATTTTTCTGCTTATCTTCCAGTCTATTCTTGGAGTGATCATCAATTCTTTCATGTGTGGTGCCATATTAGCCAAGATCTCTAGACCCAAAAAACGTGCAAAGACCATTACATTCAGCAAGAATGCGGTGATCAGCAAACGTGGGGGGAAGCTCTGTCTCCTCATCCGAGTAGCAAATCTTAGGAAAAGCCTTCTGATTGGCAGTCACATATATGGTAAGCTTCTGAAGACTACCATCACACCTGAAGGAGAGACCATTATTTTGGATCAGACCAATATAAACTTTGTAGTTGATGCTGGCAATGAAAATTTGTTCTTCATTTCCCCACTGACAATCTACCACATTATTGACCACAACAGCCCTTTCTTCCACATGGCGGCAGAAACTCTTTCCCAACAGGACTTCGAGTTGGTTGTCTTTTTAGATGGCACAGTAGAATCCACCAGTGCAACCTGCCAAGTCCGCACATCATACATCCCAGAAGAGGTGCTTTGGGGTTACCGTTTTGTTCCCATCGTATCCAAGACCAAGGAAGGGAAATACCGAGTGGATTTCCATAACTTTGGTAAGACGGTGGAAGTGGAGACCCCTCATTGTGCCATGTGCCTCTATAATGAGAaagatgccagggccaggatgaaGAGAGGCTATGACAACCCTAACTTTGTCTTGTCAGAAGTTGATGAAACAGACGACACCCAAATGTAG